The Geotrypetes seraphini chromosome 8, aGeoSer1.1, whole genome shotgun sequence genome includes a region encoding these proteins:
- the LOC117366048 gene encoding RNA-binding protein 4.1-like isoform X4, with amino-acid sequence MVKIFVGGVSPAVTGDELKKLFEKYGQVNECDILKNYAFVHMEKEDEAHRAISELHKHEFHGAHLTVEYATSKIRNATKIYVGNVASSATTAQIKELFERFGKVVECDIVKNYAFVHMAKEREAMDAILHLNDTPLEDQKIFVTLSKSNNAMKGMGRGGPVAPPPPHPSYLFHRTRLPPPPPFSHYSARSWYDRDYYDSRMGVGYGSTLWPLRWILQCKVAGLEWPISDRPCWGKGRQQDFQQGDPVILESGNC; translated from the exons ATGGTGAAGATCTTTGTGGGTGGTGTCTCACCTGCAGTCACAGGTGATGAGCTGAAGAAACTCTTTGAAAAGTATGGGCAAGTGAACGAATGTGATATACTGAAGAACTATGCTTTTGTGCACATGGAGAAGGAGGATGAGGCCCACCGTGCCATCAGTGAGCTTCACAAGCATGAGTTCCATGGGGCTCATCTAACAGTGGAGTATGCGACATCCAAGATTCGCAATGCTACCAAGATCTATGTCGGCAATGTGGCCAGCTCGGCCACTACTGCTCAGATCAAGGAGCTGTTCGAGAGGTTTGGCAAAGTAGTAGAGTGTGATATTGTGAAGAATTATGCTTTTGTCCACATGGCCAAAGAGCGGGAAGCCATGGATGCTATTCTGCACCTCAATGACACTCCACTGGAAGACCAGAAGATCTTTGTCACTCTTTCAAAGAGCAACAATGCAATGAaagggatgggcaggggaggccCAGTTGCACCCCCTCCACCACACCCCAGCTACCTCTTCCACCGGACACGCCTGCCACCACCTCCACCTTTCTCGCACTACTCTGCCAGGTCTTGGTATGACCGGGATTACTATGACAG CAGAATGGGCGTAGGGTATGGAAGCACACTTTGGCCACTGCGATGGATCCTACAGTGCAAAGTAGCTGGACTCGAATGGCCTATTTCAGACAGACCATGCTGGGGGAAGGGGAGGCAGCAGGATT
- the LOC117366048 gene encoding RNA-binding protein 4.1-like isoform X5: MVKIFVGGVSPAVTGDELKKLFEKYGQVNECDILKNYAFVHMEKEDEAHRAISELHKHEFHGAHLTVEYATSKIRNATKIYVGNVASSATTAQIKELFERFGKVVECDIVKNYAFVHMAKEREAMDAILHLNDTPLEDQKIFVTLSKSNNAMKGMGRGGPVAPPPPHPSYLFHRTRLPPPPPFSHYSARSWYDRDYYDRMGVGYGSTLWPLRWILQCKVAGLEWPISDRPCWGKGRQQDFQQGDPVILESGNC; this comes from the exons ATGGTGAAGATCTTTGTGGGTGGTGTCTCACCTGCAGTCACAGGTGATGAGCTGAAGAAACTCTTTGAAAAGTATGGGCAAGTGAACGAATGTGATATACTGAAGAACTATGCTTTTGTGCACATGGAGAAGGAGGATGAGGCCCACCGTGCCATCAGTGAGCTTCACAAGCATGAGTTCCATGGGGCTCATCTAACAGTGGAGTATGCGACATCCAAGATTCGCAATGCTACCAAGATCTATGTCGGCAATGTGGCCAGCTCGGCCACTACTGCTCAGATCAAGGAGCTGTTCGAGAGGTTTGGCAAAGTAGTAGAGTGTGATATTGTGAAGAATTATGCTTTTGTCCACATGGCCAAAGAGCGGGAAGCCATGGATGCTATTCTGCACCTCAATGACACTCCACTGGAAGACCAGAAGATCTTTGTCACTCTTTCAAAGAGCAACAATGCAATGAaagggatgggcaggggaggccCAGTTGCACCCCCTCCACCACACCCCAGCTACCTCTTCCACCGGACACGCCTGCCACCACCTCCACCTTTCTCGCACTACTCTGCCAGGTCTTGGTATGACCGGGATTACTATGACAG AATGGGCGTAGGGTATGGAAGCACACTTTGGCCACTGCGATGGATCCTACAGTGCAAAGTAGCTGGACTCGAATGGCCTATTTCAGACAGACCATGCTGGGGGAAGGGGAGGCAGCAGGATT
- the LOC117366048 gene encoding RNA-binding protein 4.1-like isoform X2 produces MVKIFVGGVSPAVTGDELKKLFEKYGQVNECDILKNYAFVHMEKEDEAHRAISELHKHEFHGAHLTVEYATSKIRNATKIYVGNVASSATTAQIKELFERFGKVVECDIVKNYAFVHMAKEREAMDAILHLNDTPLEDQKIFVTLSKSNNAMKGMGRGGPVAPPPPHPSYLFHRTRLPPPPPFSHYSARSWYDRDYYDRYPYDMYDRTTLGSSRMGVGYGSTLWPLRWILQCKVAGLEWPISDRPCWGKGRQQDFQQGDPVILESGNC; encoded by the exons ATGGTGAAGATCTTTGTGGGTGGTGTCTCACCTGCAGTCACAGGTGATGAGCTGAAGAAACTCTTTGAAAAGTATGGGCAAGTGAACGAATGTGATATACTGAAGAACTATGCTTTTGTGCACATGGAGAAGGAGGATGAGGCCCACCGTGCCATCAGTGAGCTTCACAAGCATGAGTTCCATGGGGCTCATCTAACAGTGGAGTATGCGACATCCAAGATTCGCAATGCTACCAAGATCTATGTCGGCAATGTGGCCAGCTCGGCCACTACTGCTCAGATCAAGGAGCTGTTCGAGAGGTTTGGCAAAGTAGTAGAGTGTGATATTGTGAAGAATTATGCTTTTGTCCACATGGCCAAAGAGCGGGAAGCCATGGATGCTATTCTGCACCTCAATGACACTCCACTGGAAGACCAGAAGATCTTTGTCACTCTTTCAAAGAGCAACAATGCAATGAaagggatgggcaggggaggccCAGTTGCACCCCCTCCACCACACCCCAGCTACCTCTTCCACCGGACACGCCTGCCACCACCTCCACCTTTCTCGCACTACTCTGCCAGGTCTTGGTATGACCGGGATTACTATGACAGGTACCCCTACGACATGTATGACCGCACCACACTGGGAAGCAG CAGAATGGGCGTAGGGTATGGAAGCACACTTTGGCCACTGCGATGGATCCTACAGTGCAAAGTAGCTGGACTCGAATGGCCTATTTCAGACAGACCATGCTGGGGGAAGGGGAGGCAGCAGGATT
- the LOC117366048 gene encoding RNA-binding protein 4.1-like isoform X3 gives MVKIFVGGVSPAVTGDELKKLFEKYGQVNECDILKNYAFVHMEKEDEAHRAISELHKHEFHGAHLTVEYATSKIRNATKIYVGNVASSATTAQIKELFERFGKVVECDIVKNYAFVHMAKEREAMDAILHLNDTPLEDQKIFVTLSKSNNAMKGMGRGGPVAPPPPHPSYLFHRTRLPPPPPFSHYSARSWYDRDYYDRYPYDMYDRTTLGSRMGVGYGSTLWPLRWILQCKVAGLEWPISDRPCWGKGRQQDFQQGDPVILESGNC, from the exons ATGGTGAAGATCTTTGTGGGTGGTGTCTCACCTGCAGTCACAGGTGATGAGCTGAAGAAACTCTTTGAAAAGTATGGGCAAGTGAACGAATGTGATATACTGAAGAACTATGCTTTTGTGCACATGGAGAAGGAGGATGAGGCCCACCGTGCCATCAGTGAGCTTCACAAGCATGAGTTCCATGGGGCTCATCTAACAGTGGAGTATGCGACATCCAAGATTCGCAATGCTACCAAGATCTATGTCGGCAATGTGGCCAGCTCGGCCACTACTGCTCAGATCAAGGAGCTGTTCGAGAGGTTTGGCAAAGTAGTAGAGTGTGATATTGTGAAGAATTATGCTTTTGTCCACATGGCCAAAGAGCGGGAAGCCATGGATGCTATTCTGCACCTCAATGACACTCCACTGGAAGACCAGAAGATCTTTGTCACTCTTTCAAAGAGCAACAATGCAATGAaagggatgggcaggggaggccCAGTTGCACCCCCTCCACCACACCCCAGCTACCTCTTCCACCGGACACGCCTGCCACCACCTCCACCTTTCTCGCACTACTCTGCCAGGTCTTGGTATGACCGGGATTACTATGACAGGTACCCCTACGACATGTATGACCGCACCACACTGGGAAGCAG AATGGGCGTAGGGTATGGAAGCACACTTTGGCCACTGCGATGGATCCTACAGTGCAAAGTAGCTGGACTCGAATGGCCTATTTCAGACAGACCATGCTGGGGGAAGGGGAGGCAGCAGGATT
- the LOC117366048 gene encoding RNA-binding protein 4B-like isoform X1 — protein sequence MVKIFVGGVSPAVTGDELKKLFEKYGQVNECDILKNYAFVHMEKEDEAHRAISELHKHEFHGAHLTVEYATSKIRNATKIYVGNVASSATTAQIKELFERFGKVVECDIVKNYAFVHMAKEREAMDAILHLNDTPLEDQKIFVTLSKSNNAMKGMGRGGPVAPPPPHPSYLFHRTRLPPPPPFSHYSARSWYDRDYYDRYPYDMYDRTTLGSRSAYERALPPPPPPPSASAAAVAAATSSLGSSYRDRSPISRRSSLSAQYGDLYSGNQGYGHGYGQGYSSAYSHYGYNDDYYDKYSNAYLSQYGQSY from the coding sequence ATGGTGAAGATCTTTGTGGGTGGTGTCTCACCTGCAGTCACAGGTGATGAGCTGAAGAAACTCTTTGAAAAGTATGGGCAAGTGAACGAATGTGATATACTGAAGAACTATGCTTTTGTGCACATGGAGAAGGAGGATGAGGCCCACCGTGCCATCAGTGAGCTTCACAAGCATGAGTTCCATGGGGCTCATCTAACAGTGGAGTATGCGACATCCAAGATTCGCAATGCTACCAAGATCTATGTCGGCAATGTGGCCAGCTCGGCCACTACTGCTCAGATCAAGGAGCTGTTCGAGAGGTTTGGCAAAGTAGTAGAGTGTGATATTGTGAAGAATTATGCTTTTGTCCACATGGCCAAAGAGCGGGAAGCCATGGATGCTATTCTGCACCTCAATGACACTCCACTGGAAGACCAGAAGATCTTTGTCACTCTTTCAAAGAGCAACAATGCAATGAaagggatgggcaggggaggccCAGTTGCACCCCCTCCACCACACCCCAGCTACCTCTTCCACCGGACACGCCTGCCACCACCTCCACCTTTCTCGCACTACTCTGCCAGGTCTTGGTATGACCGGGATTACTATGACAGGTACCCCTACGACATGTATGACCGCACCACACTGGGAAGCAGGTCAGCCTATGAAAGGGCATTGCctccaccaccacccccaccGTCTGCTTCTGCAGCAGCTGTTGCTGCTGCCACTAGTTCTCTGGGAAGTAGCTATAGAGATAGGAGCCCTATAAGCAGGAGGTCATCACTCTCAGCCCAGTATGGGGATCTCTACAGTGGCAACCAAGGCTATGGCCATGGTTATGGCCAAGGTTATTCTTCTGCCTACTCACACTATGGCTACAATGATGATTACTATGATAAATACAGTAATGCATATCTGAGCCAGTATGGCCAATCGTACTAA